The Rhodococcus rhodochrous DNA window GTCGACCTCCTGTGTGTAGCTGCCTTTGGTCGGCAAGGCGCTGCCTGAACCGAGCACTCGTGTCTTTCGCACGGCGTGTGCGATAGATTATCAGCCGCTAAGTTACCAGCCAGTAACTTGACGGGATTCCCGGTTCACCATAGCCGTACGGAAGGACGACGAAACCTGTGATCTGGAACACCGGAGACCACCCCTCCGGGGAGAGGTCTAATGTCGTGGCGGTGAGCGACACCCCCGCCCGCGCCGATGACGCGCACACCCTCCCCCTCACCGGCGAACGGACGGTCCCCGGCATCGCCGAGGAGAACTATTGGTTCCGACGTCACGAGGTCGTCTACCAGCACTTTCTCCCCCGTTGCGAGAACCGGACCGTGCTCGAGGCCGGTGCCGGCGAAGGCTACGGAGCCGACATGATCGCCGACGTGGCGACGCGCGTGATCGGCCTCGACTACGACGAGAGCGCCGTCGCACACATCCGCGCGCGCTACCCCCGCGTGGACATCCGGCACGGAAATCTCGCCGAACTTCCCCTCGAGGACGAATCGGTCGATACGGTCGTGAACTTCCAGGTGATCGAGCATCTGTGGGATCAGACACAATTCCTACGCGAATGTCACCGCGTTCTCACTCCCGGCGGCGAGTTGCTGATCAGCACTCCCAACCGCATCACCTTCTCCCCCGGCCGCGACACCCCGCTCAACCCCTTCCACACCCGTGAGCTGAACGCCGCCGAACTGACCGAACTTCTCGAGGACGCCGGCTTCCGCGTCGAACTCATGACCGGCGTGCACCACGGCCCCACGCTGCGCGCACTCGATGCCAAGCACGGCGGATCGTTCATCGATGCCCAGATCGAACGCGCCCTCGCCGGACAACCGTGGCCGGACGATCTCACCGCCGACGTCGCCATGGTCTCCACCGACGACTTCACCATCGTCCCCGAGAACATCGACGCCAGCCTCGATCTCGTCGCGATCGCCGTGAAGGACCCCGCAGCGAAGGACACCGCTCCGTGAGTGCCGCATCATCTCGCGAACCCGGCATGTTCGCGCTCGTCCTCCACTCCCACCTCCCGTGGCTCGCCCATCACGGCCGGTGGCCCGTCGGCGAGGAATGGCTCTA harbors:
- a CDS encoding class I SAM-dependent methyltransferase, translating into MAVSDTPARADDAHTLPLTGERTVPGIAEENYWFRRHEVVYQHFLPRCENRTVLEAGAGEGYGADMIADVATRVIGLDYDESAVAHIRARYPRVDIRHGNLAELPLEDESVDTVVNFQVIEHLWDQTQFLRECHRVLTPGGELLISTPNRITFSPGRDTPLNPFHTRELNAAELTELLEDAGFRVELMTGVHHGPTLRALDAKHGGSFIDAQIERALAGQPWPDDLTADVAMVSTDDFTIVPENIDASLDLVAIAVKDPAAKDTAP